From the Candidatus Cloacimonadota bacterium genome, the window GCCGGTGTTGTTGTACACGCTGGGGATCTTGTCGGCCTTCACATACACGCGCCTGCCCGGCTTGGAAATCCTCACCAGTCCCTGAATGATGGGCTTGCCATCATTGGTATAGCGAAGATTCACCAGGATGCGGCGGTAGTTTATTTTCTGTTCCGGATCTTTGTCGAGAACCTGGACACTGTTCACGAAGTTTTCCGCGGCGAGGATCTTGGTCAGCGCCTCCACGAGGCGGCTGTGATTCACGATCACCTGCGGATGTCCGGCACGATATGCATTGCGGATCTTGGTCAATGCATCAGCTATCGGATCGCTTACGCTCATTCGTATGCTCCTTTGTTTACCAGCTGGATCGGGTGATCCCGGGGATGTGGCCCTGGGACGCGTATTTGCGGAAACACAGGCGGCACATGCCGAAATCGCGCATGTAGGCCCTGGGGCGTCCGCAGATCTTGCAGCGGTTGTATTTTCTAACTTTGAATTTGGGTGTTCTTTGTTGTTTCAGGATCAGTGATTTCTTGGCCATCGATTCTCCTTATTCACCGCGCTGGAAGGGCATTCCAAGCTCCCGCAGCAGTTCGCGGGCCTCGTCGTCGGTATGCGCCGTGGTCACAATGTTGATGTTCATGCCGCGTACGGCGTCGATCTTGTCGTACTCGATCTCCGGGAACACGGTCTGTTCCTTGATGCCGAGGGAGAAATTCCCCCTGCCGTCGAAAGAATCGGCCGGGATCCCGCGGAAATCGCGCATGCGGGGGATCACGATGGCCACCAGGCGATCGAAGAACTCATACATGATCTCATCACGCAGGGTCACTTTGCAGCCGATGGGCATGCCCTGGCGCAGCTTGAAATTGGATATGGACTTGCGGGCCTTGGTGATGATCACCTTGCGTCCGGCGATCTGTTCCAGGTCCTTCACCGCGTTGTCCAGCAGGGCTTTGTTTTGGGTGGCGGCGCCAACGCCCATGCTCACCACGATCTTGTCCAGACGCGGCACCTGATGGGGGTTCTTGTAGGCAAAGCGTTTTTGCAGCGCCGGAACCACGGCTTTACGATACTGTTCTTTGATTCTGTTCATGCGGTCCTCTCCTACAGCTCGTCGCCGGATTTTTTGCACACGCGGATGCGGTGGCCTTCGCGGACTTTGATCACCGGCTTGGAAACCGTGTTCAGCTTTTCGTTGAAGAGCATCACGTTGGAAGCGTTGATGGGCGCTTC encodes:
- the rpsH gene encoding 30S ribosomal protein S8; its protein translation is MSVSDPIADALTKIRNAYRAGHPQVIVNHSRLVEALTKILAAENFVNSVQVLDKDPEQKINYRRILVNLRYTNDGKPIIQGLVRISKPGRRVYVKADKIPSVYNNTGCAVISTSQGVMVDRDARLNRVGGEYVCKVW
- a CDS encoding type Z 30S ribosomal protein S14, coding for MAKKSLILKQQRTPKFKVRKYNRCKICGRPRAYMRDFGMCRLCFRKYASQGHIPGITRSSW
- the rplE gene encoding 50S ribosomal protein L5 translates to MNRIKEQYRKAVVPALQKRFAYKNPHQVPRLDKIVVSMGVGAATQNKALLDNAVKDLEQIAGRKVIITKARKSISNFKLRQGMPIGCKVTLRDEIMYEFFDRLVAIVIPRMRDFRGIPADSFDGRGNFSLGIKEQTVFPEIEYDKIDAVRGMNINIVTTAHTDDEARELLRELGMPFQRGE